A segment of the Alphaproteobacteria bacterium genome:
CCTGCGAGCCGAACGACTTCAACGAGGTCCGCGACGCGCTGGAGCAGAAGTTCGGCGAGCCGGAGTCGGCCGGGCTGGTCTGGAAGCCGGCGACCACCGCGCCGGTCGACGAGGATGCCGCGCGCACGCTGTTGAAGCTGATCGACGTGCTGGAGGACAGCGACGACGTGCAGACGGTCTCGGCCAATTTCGAGATCGACGAGGCGGTGATGGAACGGCTCAGCGCCGCCTGAGCCGGCGCGGGGAGGGGCTCTTGCGGCTGCTCGGCATCGACCCGGGACTGCAGCGCACCGGCTGGGGTGTGGTCGATGCGGTCGGCACCCGGCTGCGCCACGTCGCCAACGGCGTGGTGACCTCGACCGCCACGCTGTCGCTGGCCGAGCGGCTGGCGGAGCTCTACGACGGGCTGGCCGCGGTGATCGAGGCGCACCGGCCGGTGGCGGCGGCGGTGGAGGAGACCTTCGTCAACAAGAACCCGACCACCACGCTGAAGCTGGGCCTGGCGCGCGGCGCGGCCCTGCTGGCGCCGGCGCGGGCCGGGCTGCCGGTGGCCGAATATCCGGCCAACCTGGTCAAGAAGACCGTGGTCGGCGCCGGCCATGCGGAAAAGCGGCAGGTCGACGCCATGGTTCGGGTGCTGCTGCCGGGCTGTGCCATCGCCGGGCCGGACGCGGCCGACGCGCTGGCGGTGGCGATCTGCCATGCCCACCACGGCACCGCGCGCGACTGGTCGGCGCTGGCGGCGGGGGCGCCGGCATGATCGCCAGCCTGCGCGGCCGGGTCGCCGGCACCGGTGACGACTGGGCGGTGATCGACGTCGGCGGCGTCGGCTATCTGGTGCACTGCCCGAAACGGACGCTGGGCGAACTGGAGCGCGCCACCGGCGAGGTCTCGGTGCATGTCGAGACCCATGTGCGCGAGGACCGCATCCAGCTGTTCGGCTTCGTGACGGAAGCGGAACGGCGCTGGTTCCGCCTGCTCAACAGCGTGCAGGGCGTCGGCGCCAAGGTCGCACTCGGCATCCTCGGCACGCTGCGGGTCGACGAGGTCGTCCAGGCGATCGCGCTGCAGGACAAGGCACCGTTGACCCGCGCGCCAAGCGTCGGCCCCAAGCTCGCCCAGCGCATCCTGGCCGAGCTGAAGGACAAGGCGGCCGGCATCGCGCTGCCGCAGGGCCTGGCGGCAGCGGCGGCGCCGGCGGCCGACGCCGGCGAGACCACGCTCGGCGATGCGGTCTCCGCGCTGGTCAACCTCGGCTTCGCCCAGGCCCAGGCGATGAGCGCGGTGGCGCGGGCAAGCCGGGCGGCCGGCGCCGGGGCCGACGTCGCCACGCTGATCCGCCACGGCCTGCGTGAGCTGAGCGCCTGATGGCGGCGGGCGGCATCGGCGACGCCGCGGCGCGGCTGGTTGACCCCGGCGCCACGGCCGGCGACGGCGCCGACCGGGCGCTGCGGCCGCAGGCGCTGGACGATTTCGTCGGCCAGGCGCAGCTGCGCGCCACCCTGTCGGTCTATGTCAGCGCGGCACGGTCGCGGGCGGAGGCGATGGACCATGTGCTGCTGGCCGGCCCGCCGGGGTTGGGCAAGACCACGCTCGCCCAGATCATCGCCCGCGAACTGGGGGTCAATTTCCGCGCCACCTCCGGGCCGGTGATCGCGCGCGCGGGCGACCTCGCCGCGGTGCTGACCAATCTCGAGCCGCGCGACGTGCTGTTCATCGACGAGATCCACCGGCTGAACCCGGCGGTCGAGGAGATCCTCTATCCGGCGATGGAGGATCTGCAGCTCGACCTGATGATCGGCGAGGGGCCGGCCGCGCGCTCCGTGCGCATCGACCTCGCCCCGTTCACGCTGATCGGCGCCACCACCCGCGCCGGCCTGATCACCACGCCGCTGCGCGACCGCTTCGGCATTCCGCTGCAGCTGAATTTCTACACGCCGGAGGAGCTGCTGGTGATCGTGCGCCGGGCCGGCGGCCTGATGGGGATGATGCTGACCGACGACGGCGCGCAGGAGATCGCCAAGCGCTCGCGCGGCACCCCGCGCATCGCCGGCCGTCTGCTGCGGCGCGTGCGCGATTTCGCGGCGGTCGAGGGCGACAGCGCGGTCGACGCGGCGGTGGCCGACCGCGCGCTGACCCGCATGGAGGTGGACGCCCGCGGGCTCGATGCGCTCGACCGGCGCTACCTTGCCTGCCTGGTCACCAACTACGACGGCGGTCCGGTCGGGGTGGAGACCCTGTCGGCGGCGCTGTCGGAGCAGCGCGACGTGCTGGAGGACGTGATCGAGCCGTTCCTGATCCAGCAGGGCTTCATCCAGCGCACGCCGCGCGGCCGCATGGTCTCCGCGCTGGGCTGGAGCCACCTCGGGCTGGCGCCGCCCGCCGCCCACGCGCGCGCGGCGGAACGCGCCCAGTTCGACCTGCTGTCCGCGGCGCAAGATTCGGACGATGACGACTGAGGCCGGGCACCGGTTCCGGCTGCGGGTCTATTACGAGGACACCGACGCCGCCGGCATCGTCTACTACGCCAACTACCTGCGCTTCGCCGAGCGGGCCCGGACCGAGTATCTGCGCGCCGCCGGGGTGCAGCAAAGCGCATTAAAGGATGGCGAAGGGGTCTTGTTCGCGGTGCGGCGATGTGAAATCGACTATCTTCGGCCGGCGCGACTCGACGACGAGCTGGAGGTGTGCAGCCGCATCACGGCGCTGGGCGGCGCGTCGGTGACAATGCGGCAAGAGATCATGCGGTCTGCCGAGATTTTGGCACAATTGTCGGTTCGGGTGGCCTGCGTCGACCTTGCGGGGCGGCCGGCCCGGATGCCGGCGCGGGTGCGGGCGCTGTTCGGCGCCGGACGGCACGGGGTGCCGGCAGGCTGAAGCGATTCGCGGCCCGGGCGGCCGCCGCGCCGGATGCGTTGGCGGCATCGGCGTCGGGAAGGGGGAAGTGGACGAAACCTGATGGATAACGATGTCGCGGTAACCGCGGTCGACGTGGCCACGCTGGCCAGCGATGACCTGACCCTGATCGGCCTGTTCCTCAAGGCCGACATCGTCGTCAAGCTGGTGATGGTGCTGCTGGTGCTGGCTTCGATCTGGAGCTGGACGGTGATCATCGAGAAGGCGTTGCGCTTCACGCGGCTGAAGCGGCAGGCGGACAAGTTCGAGGACAGCTTCTGGTCCGGCGGGTCGCTGGACGACCTGTACGAGCGCGTCGGCGGCAGCCCGACCGACCCGATGGCCGCGGTGTTCGCCGCCGCGATGCGGGAATGGCGCCGGTCGGCCAGCCAGCTGACCGGCAGCGTGTACCACAGCCTGCAGGACCGGATCGAGCGGGTGATGGCGGTGACCATCAGCCGCGAGCTCGACCGCGTCGGCCGGCGCACCACATTCCTGGCCACCGCCGGCAGCGCGGCGCCGTTCGTCGGGCTGTTCGGCACGGTGTGGGGCATCATGAACACCTTCACCGCCATCGCCGACATGAACAACACCACCCTGACCACGGTGGCGCCGGGCATCGCCGAGGCGCTGTTCGCCACCGCGATGGGCCTGTTCGTCGCGATCCCGGCGGTGATCGGCTACAACCGGCTCAGCGAGGCGATGCGCCGCTATGCCGCCCGTCTGAACAATTTCTCAGCCGAGTTCGCCGCCATCATTTCGCGCCAATTGGACGCGAAGGGTTGAGGCACGGGTCCGGGAGCAGGCCATGGCGATCAAGCTGAACGATGGCGGCGGCGACCCCTATGCGCCGATGTCGGAGATCAACGTCACGCCGTTCGTCGACGTGATGCTGGTGCTGCTGATCGTGTTCATTGTCACCGCGCCGCTGCTGGCGGTCGGCGTCGATGTCGACCTGCCGCAGGCCGAGGCGCCGGCGCTGCCCAGCCAGGACGTGCCGCTGGTGATCAGCGTCGACCGCGACGCCAACGTCTATATCGGCGACGAGCAGGTGGCCCCTGCCGACCTGATCGACCGGCTGTCCGGCATCGTCGGCGAGGACGAGAACCGGCGCATCTTCGTGCGCGGCGACCAGACCGTCACCTATGGGCGGATCATGGAGGTGATGGGACTGATCATCCAGTCCGGCTTCACCCACGTGTCGCTGGTCGCCGAGCTGCCGCAGGACCGCTAGGGACGGGGTGGTGGAGAGGAGCCGATCGATGCCCGAGCGCCGCGAGACCGATCGCAGGGAGCCGTTCCTGCCGACCTCGACCCTGGCGTCGGTGGCGCTGCATGCGCTGATCGCAGTGCCGGTGATCTTCGACCTGGACCTGTTCGGTTCGCGTCTCGACGACGTCGAGGTCGCATTCGCCGTCGGCATGGTGCCGCTGAGCGAGGTGACCGCCGCGCCGGACATCGGCGAGATCACGCCGCCGCGCCCGCTGGAGCGGCTGGAGGAGCCGGCCGGCAACGAAGCGCGCGAGGTCGAGACCGTCGACGCCGAGGCGCCGGAGCAGGCCCCGACCGCCGAGGCCGCGCCGGAGGCGGCCGCGGCGCCGCCGGTGTCGGACGAGCCGCTGCCGGAGGACTTGCAGCCGGCCGAGGTCCAGCCGGAGACGCCGCCGCAGCTTGCCGCCGCCGAGGCGCCGCCGCCGCCCGCCCTGACCCAGGCGCCCGAGCTGCCGCCGGAGCCGACCGCCGAGCCCGCGCCGGCCCCGCCGCCGGCTTTGGCCGAGCCGGACCTGCCCGAGCAGCCGACCACGCCGGCCGAGGAGGCGCCACAGGTGGCGGCCTTGGAGTCGCCGAACCTGCCGAGCGAGCCGCAGCCGGAAGATCGCCCGTCGGCGCCGGCGGTGCCCGCGCCGCCGCTGCCGCCGGAGCGCACCCAGGCGCGCGTGCGCACCGAGCCCGAGCCGGCGGTCGACGAGGAGGACGACGAGGAGCCGCCGGTGGAGGCCGACCGTCCGCCGGCGCCCGCGGCGCTGCCCGAGCAGCCGGAGGAGACCCAGGTGGCGGTGCTGGAGCCGCCGCCGGTGCCGTCGTTCACGCCGCAGCGCGAGCGCGCGCCGGAGCCGCCGCGCCCGCAGACGCCGGTGGTCGACAACACCGCCGAGCCGCCGGACCAGCCCTCGCCGGTCGACACCCTGCTGGCCAGCCTGAACCAGGACACCAGTGCCGCCAACAGTGCCCAGGGCACCGGCAGCGACGTCGGATCCGGCGGCAGTTCCGGCAGCGGCAACGCCCAGTCGGGCGCCCGCCTGACCGGAGCGACCCTGACCCTGAGCGAGGAAGAGGCGCTGCGCGGGCAATTGGCGCGGTGCTGGCTGCTGCCGGCCGGCGCGTCCGGCGTCGAGACCATGTCGGTGACGATCCGCGCGGTGATGCGGCCCGACCGCACGGTCGAGGGCCGGGCCCAGATCGTCGATCCGCAGAATCGCATGGCCAGCGACCCGGCGTTCCAGGCGTTCGCGGAGTCGGCCTACCGCGCGGTGATGACCTGCCAGCCGCTGCTGCTGCCGCCGGATCGCTATGCGGACTGGAGCGTGCTGAACCTGAATTTCGACCCGCGCAACATGTTCTAGGCATGGGCCGGCGGGCTGTGGGCGAACGCCGAACGGCGGGGATGCGAGGAGGAATGGCATGAAGGCATTTGGCTCGGGACGCGCAGCCGCGGCTGCGCTGGCCTTGGGTGCGGCGCGGGTCGGCGCGCCCCTGCTGGTGCCGGCGGCCCGCGCGGAGGTCACGGTCGACATCAACAGCGGCACGGTCGCGCCGCTGCCGATCGCCGTTTCCAACCTGCACGGCGCGTCGCTGGAGGGCAACGAGCTGGGCCGCCAGATCAGCGAGGTGATCAGCAACGACCTGCGTTCGTCCGGCCTGTTCGCCCCGATCGACCAGGGCCGTTTTCCGCAGCAGCCCGACGCGCTGCAGCTGACCCCCAATTTCAGTGCCTGGCAGGGCATCAACGCCCAGGCGCTGGTCAGCGGCGCCGCGACCATCCAGGGCGACGGCCAGCTCGGCGTCGAGTTCCGGCTGTGGGACGTGTTCGGCGGCGACCAGCTGGCCGGCTTCGCCTATACCACCGAGCCCGACAACTGGCGCCGCATCGCCCACATCATCGCGGATGCGATCTACAAGCGGCTGACCGGCGAGGAAGGCTATTTCGATTCGCGGGTGGTGTTCATCTCGGAGTCCGGTCCGGCGTCGAACCGGATCAAGCGGCTGGCGATCATGGACCAGGACGGCGCCAACCTGCGCATGCTGACCGACGGCAGCTATCTGGTGCTGACGCCGCGCTTCTCGCCGTCGACGCAGGACATCACCTACGTCGCCTATATCAACAACCAGCCGCGCGTGTACCTGTTCAATATCGACAGCGGGGCGCAGGAGATCCTGGGCAACTTCCCCGGCATGACCTTCGCGCCGCGGTTCACGCCGAACGGCCAGTCGGTGCTGCTCAGCATCGCCCAGGGCGGCAACAGCGAGATCTATCAGCTGTCGCTGGCCGGCCGCCAGCTGAACAGGCTGACCAACCATCCGGCCATCGACACCGCGCCGTCGATGAGCCCGGACGGCAGCCGCATCGTGTTCGAATCCGACCGGTCCGGCTCGCAGCAGCTCTATGTGATGGGTGCCGGCGGCGGCGATGCCCAGCGGATCAGCTTCGGCGACGGGCGCTATGCCACGCCGGTGTGGTCGCCGCGCGGCGACCTGATCGCCTTCACCAAGATCCTGGGCGGCACCTTCTATATCGGCGTGATGCGGCCGGACGGCAGCGGCGAGCGCCTGCTGGCCGACGGCTATCTGGTGGAAAGCCCGACCTGGGCGCCGAACGGGCGGGTGCTGATGTACTACACCCAGGGCCCGACCAGCTCCAGCGGCGCCACCTCCAGTGCGATCTACAGCGTCGACGTGACCGGACGCAACGTGCAGCGGATCAACACCGGCGGCGACGGGTCCGACCCCGCCTGGTCGCCGCTGCTGCCCTAGTCTCGCGGGCCCGGCGGCCGCACGGTCGCCGGGCCGCTACTGCACGAAGTTGGCCTCTTCGCCGATGTCGACCTGAAGCGCGATCGTCTTGCCGTGGATCGCCGGCAGCTTGCGGGCATTGCGCGGCAGCGGGATGTTCAGCTCCAGGCAGAACTTGACCAGCAGGCGCAGCACCTGGGCGCGGTCGAGGGTGAAGCTGAACTCGCCGCCGCCGGCCTGCTTGGTCCGGCGGCAGATCACGACCAGGCCGGCATCGCGCTCCGGCGTGATCGACACGAAATCCTCGACGTCGTCCAGTTGCGAGCCGCCGCGCAGGAACGAGCGCGTGGCGTCGTGCATCTCGGATTCGCTCAAAATGATTCGGCGCAATTCGGTTGGCATGAAAGGCTCTTGTCATTCGCCCGAAGCGGGGGGTTGCGGACGGCAGATAGACGCAATTGATAAGTCAGGCGGTCGGCCTACCCCATGATAGAAAGCGGCTACACCGATGACTCGAAACGATATTTCTTGTTCCCGTTGCATATCTGCAACAACATTCACGTGTTTCGGCCATGCGCAGGGCCTTTCACCCGAGGCGATAGTCGCGCATACGAATGTACACTTCTTGGGCGGAAATGATGGGTCGGGCGGTAGCTCCGGCCGGCGAGATCGGCGAAGCGGCCGTCATCGGGCTTGTCCGCCAGCGCTCTGCCGCGCGTCGGGGCCGGGCCGGCCGGCTGGACGTGTGCGGTGTCGAGTCCGGTCCGCGCGGCGCGGTCAGATCAGGGTGGAGTTGTCTTCGATCTCGACCGGCGCGGCGGAGGCGGGCAGGTCGCGCAGGGCCTGGGTGCGGCCGTCAAAGTCCGCGGTCTCCGGGCCGCCGAGATTGACCTGCAGCGCGATCGAGCCAGACGCCGGCACCGCCTTCTTGCGGGCGCTGCGCGCGAGCGGGATGTTGTTCTCGAGGCAGAAGCGGATCAGCAGCGCGGTGGCGTGCTCGACCGACAAGAGCACGCTGGTCTCGCGCTCGGCGCCGCCGTCGCGCCGAACAACGCGCGCCGCGATCGACCCGTCGCGGTTGCCGCTGACGGCGATGGTCGAGACGATGCCGAACTCGTCGTGATTCGCCCGCAGATACGAACGCACCGCGACCAGGAACTCATCCGGCTCGAGGATGATCCGCCTCAGTTCGATCGCCATCGATACGCTCCCTTCGTCAGCCGGAAACTGCTAGGCCAAAGGAGTTGAGGAACCGTGAAACCCGCTGATCGCGCACGATAAATACCGCATCGCGCGACCGTTGCGAAACCAACGATTCAGCTGTCGGGCGCCTGGCCTCGCGACCGGCGAAGCCGCTATGCCGACCGGTCGGCCGCGGAGCGGTCGCCGGCTCGCGCCTCGGCCCACAATTGTGCATTCAGGGCGGCCGGGACCGGTACCAGCGCCTCGGCCGGGCGGTCGTAGCGCGGCGTCGCGGCCAGCAGGGCGCGGGTATAGGGGTGGCCGGGCCGTTCGATCACGTCGCGGATGCCGCCCGTTTCCACCACCCGGCCGGCGTGCAGCACGACCACGCGGTCGCACAGCTTGGCGACCACGCCCAGGTCGTGGGTGATGAACAGCACCCCGGCGCCGGTCTCGCGCTGCATGTCGCGCACCAGCCGCAGCACCTGGCGCTGCACCGTCACGTCGAGCGCGGTGGTCGGTTCGTCGGCGATGATCAGCTTGGGGGTGCAGGCGAAGGCGATGGCGATGAGGACGCGTTGGCGCATGCCGCCGCTGAGCTCGTGCGGATACTGCCGCAGCACCCGGTCGGGCGCCGCGATATGGACCGCCTCCAGCAGGGCGCGGGCGCGGGCGCGGGCCGCCGCGCGGCCGAGCGCGGTGTGCAGCCGCATGACGTCGGTCATCTGCGCCTCGATCCGCAGCACCGGGTTCAGGGCGGTCATCGGGTCCTGCGGGATCAGGGCGATGTCGCGGCCGAGCAGCGCCCGGCGGCGGCGGTCGGCGATGGCGAGCAGATCGGTTTCGAAGAAGCGCACGCGGCCGGCGACCACGCGCGCCCGTCGCGGCGCCTCCCCCCGCACGATGCGCCCGATCATCGACTTGCCGGCGCCGGACTCGCCGACCAGGCCGACCACCTCGCCGGGCGCGACCGCCAGGGACACGCCGCGCAGGATGCGCGTCGCGTGCGCGCCGCGGCCGATGTCGAATGTCAGCTTCTCGATATGCAGCATGCCGGTTCGCCGTTCGCGCGGGCCGGTACCGGCGCCGCCGCGGCCATCATCCCAGGTGCGGGCCGCGGCATCAATCCGGGGCCGCGCCGGGCACGCTGCCGTACCCGGCGGCGCGGTGTCAGGCCTCCTGCGGCGCGGGTTGCGGCGGCGCGGCGCGGGCGTGGCGCGCCAGGGCCAGCGACAGGATGGCGAGCAGGACCAGCACCGTCGGAAAGGCGACGAACTGCATGGCGAAGGCATTGGTCAGCGCGCCGACGAAGGCGGCGTGATCGGGCGCCTGGCCCAGGCTGGAGAAGAAGATCTCGCCCGCGATGGCCACGCCCAGTGCCATGCCGATCTGCTGGAACGACTGCAGTGCGCCGGAGCCCGAGCCGGCGTCGCGGGGCGGGATCGTCATCAGCACGGTCTGGAACATCGGCCCTATGGTCGAGCCCATGCCGAGCCCGATCACCAGCAGCGCCGGCGCCAGGTGCCAGTGGTCGACCGTGTCGACGACGCCGCCGACCAGCGTGCGCAGCCAGACGAAGCCGGCGAGCGCGATCATGGCGCCGATTGCCACGCGCGGCCGCAGCGCGCGGGATCCGAGCCGGCCGTTGACCAGCGAGGCGAGGAAAATGCCGACCGGCATCGGTGTCGTGGTGTAGCCGGACTCGAAGGCCGAGAAGCCGAAGCCCGACTGCAGGAAGATCGCGAAGACCAGGAAGAAGCCCGGCATCGAGGCGAACATCGTCATCGTCATCGTGGTGCCGACCAGATAGGCCGGGTTGCGGATCAGGCCGAACGGCAGCAGCTGGGGCCGGTCGCGGCGCAGCTGGCGGCGCTGCCACAACAGGAACAGGCCGGCGGCCGGGGCCGCCAGCGCCAGCATGACGAACACCCAGGCCGGCCAGCCCAGCTCGCGGCCCTCGATCAGCGGGAACAACAGGCACAGGACGACCGCGATCGCCATCGGGATGCCGATCCAGTCGATGCCGATGCCGCGGTGGCCGGCGAGCGACGGGATCAGCCGCAGGCCGGCGACGACCGCAAGCGCGCCGATCGGCAGGTTGACCAGGAAGATCGGCCGCCAGTCGAGCCCGAACAGGTCGGCGTTGATCAGCAGGCCGCCGACCAGCGGCCCGGCGACCGCGGCGAGACCGGCGTTGAGGCCGAACAGCGAGAAGGCGGCGCCGCGTTCCTTGGCGGTGAACAGCACCTGCACCAGCGCTAGCGTCTGCGGCATCATCATCGCCGCCGACAGGCCCTGCAGCACGCGGGCGGCGATCAGCCAGCCGATGGAGGGGGCGGCGCCGCAGAGGCCGGAGCAGACCGTGAAGCCGGCGATGCCGGCGAGAAACACCGTCTTGCGCCCCAGCATGTCGCCGAGCCGGCCGAACGGCAGCAGTCCGACCGCGAAGGCGAGCACATAGGCCGCGACGATCCACTCGAGGTCCGCCGGCGACGCCCCGAGATTGCGCTGCAGCGTGGGCAGGGCGACGTTGACGATGGTCACGTCGACCAGGTTCATGAACGCGGCCAGCAGCAGGATGAACATCGCCGCCCAGCGGCGGGGATGCGGCTGCTCCGGCAGGCTGGGCGCCGCGTGCGCATGCTGTGTCATGGTCTACCTGTCGTTGTCCGGCCGGGTCGGGTTGCATACCGAGCGGACCAGCTCGTCGGCGAGCGCCGCGAACTGGTCGCGCGAAGGACCGCCGAAGTGCCGCGCGCTGGCGAGCGCGCCGGTGATGATCTGCGCCATCAGCGCCGGGTCCATGTCGGCGCGGAACAGGCCGCCGTTGCGGCCCTCCGCCAGGATGTCGGCGAACTGCTGCTGCCAGCGCATCCGCATGCGCAAGACGATCTCGCGCACCTGCGGGTCGCGCTTGGAGCGGGCGATGAGCTCGCCGAACACGAACATCACCTCCGGCCGGTCGAACAGCAGCTCGGCGTAGTCGGCGAATTCGGCTCGCAGGCGGCCGACGGCGTCGAGGCCGTCGCGCGGCCGCGCCAGGTGCTGCTGGTGGAAGTCCACCTTCAGCGAATGGGCGACCAGCTCGATCAGCGCCTGCTTGGTCGGCACGTGATAGTGCAGCGTCGCCACGTTGATGCCGACCCGCTCGGCGATGTCGCGCGTGCGCAGGCCCTCGAAGCCCTTTTCCAAGATCAGTGCGCGCGCGGCTGCCGCGATCGCGCGCCGCCGGTCCTCGCTGCTTTCCCGCCGGCCGGCGGCGTCACTGGTCGGAGTCATGGTTCGACTGCCCCTCAATCAATCATTTGATTGAGGTAAGCTGCCGCGTGCGTCAAGCGGAATCTCGGATGCAGGGTCGTGGGAGGAGAGGCGCGTCGCCTCAGCGCCGCAGCACGGGGTCCAATGCGTTGCGCAGGCCGTCGCCCAGCATGTTGAGGGCGATGACGGTGAGCGCGACGCAGGCCATCGGCAGCGCCATCAGCCACCAGGCCTGGTTCACGTTGGCGCGGCCCTCGGCGATCATGCCGCCCCAGGTCGGCGCGTCGCCGGAGACGGAAAGGCCGACGAAGCTGAGAATCGCCTCGACCACAACGGCGATGCCCATCTCCAGGGTCAGCAGCACGATCAGCAGGGGCAGGACGTTGGGCAGCACCTCGCCCAGCATGATGCGCCAGCGCGCCAGGCCCATGGTCCGCGCGGCGGTGACATAGTCCTGGGCGCGCTGAACCATGACCTCGGCGCGGACCACCCGGCAGAAGCGGGTCCAGTCGACGATCACGATCGCGATGATCACCGCCTGCAGGCCGGCGCCGATCACGGCGACCAGCACCACCGACAGCAGTACCGGCGGGAACGCCATCCAGATGTCGACCAGGCGCGAGATGGCCATGTCGGCCTTGCCGCCGTAGAAGCCCGCGACGAGGCCGAGCAGGGTGCCGAGCACGCAGGCCAGGCTGGCCGCCAGCAGCGCCACCACCAGCGCAATGCGCGCGCCATAGATCAGCCGGGAGAGGATGTCGCGGCCCAGGCTGTCGGTGCCGAGCAGGTAGCCGGGGTCGGCCAGGTCGTCCCAGAACGGCGGCAGGAAGAAATACAGCAGGTCCTGCTCGACCGGATCGCGCGGCGCCAGCCACGGCGCGAGCAGCGCGCACAGCGCCAGCGCGCACAGCACGACGGCGCCGAACAGCACCCGCGGGCTCGCCGCCAGCGCGCGCCAGGTCGCCGCATGGGGGGCACGCACGGGCGCGAGCGCCGTATCAGCCATGGCGCAGCCGCGGGTTCAGCAGCGCATAGCTCAGGTCGACCAGCAGGTTGACCAGGATGAACAGCACCGCGAAGGTCAGCACGACGCCCTGGATCAGCGGCAGGTCGCGGTTGATCACGGCATCGATGGCCAGCCCGCCGACGCCGGGATAGGTGAAGATCTTCTCGACCAGCACCGTGCCGCCGACCAGGAAGGTGAACTGCACCCCGGTCAGGGTCACGGTGGGGATCAGCGCATTGCGCAGCGCCTGGCCGACGACGATGCCCCAGCGCGTGTGGCCCTTGACCCGCGCCAGCACGACATAGTCCTGCGCCAGCGCCTCCACGACCGCGCCCTTGAGCACGCGGGCGATCACCGCGACCAGCGGCAGCGCCAGCGCGATCGACGGCAGCACCAGGTGGGAGAGGATGTCGCCGACCACGTCGAAGCGCCCGCGCACCAGATACTCGAACAGCAGGAAGCCGGTGGCGGGCTGCAGCTCCAGCTTCGGGTCGACCCGCAAGGAGATCGGCAGGTTGAAATTGTCGACCATCAGCACGCCGACCACCAGGATCAGCAGCAGGCCCCACAGGAAATCCGGGATCGCCTGCACGACCGCGATGATGCCGTCGATCGCCGCCTCGACCGGCCCGCGGAAATAGGCGCCGGCGATGGCCAGCCCGCCGCCGGAGAGGATGGCGAGCAGGATCGCGACGATGCAGAGCTCGAGCGTGGCCGGCAGGGCGCCGAGCACCAGCCCAAGCACGTCGCCGCGCAGGCTGATCGAGGTGCCGAAGTCGCCCCGCGCCACCTCGCCGACCCAGATGAAGAACTGGCTGGCGATGTCGCGGTCCAGGCCGTACAGCGCCCTCAGGCGGGCGACGTCGGCCTCGCTGGCGCCCGGCGGCGTCATCATCGCGATCGGGTCGCCGGGCACCACCCGCAGCACCACGAAGGCGATCACGGCGACGCCGAGCAGGGTC
Coding sequences within it:
- the ruvB gene encoding Holliday junction branch migration DNA helicase RuvB, with the protein product MAAGGIGDAAARLVDPGATAGDGADRALRPQALDDFVGQAQLRATLSVYVSAARSRAEAMDHVLLAGPPGLGKTTLAQIIARELGVNFRATSGPVIARAGDLAAVLTNLEPRDVLFIDEIHRLNPAVEEILYPAMEDLQLDLMIGEGPAARSVRIDLAPFTLIGATTRAGLITTPLRDRFGIPLQLNFYTPEELLVIVRRAGGLMGMMLTDDGAQEIAKRSRGTPRIAGRLLRRVRDFAAVEGDSAVDAAVADRALTRMEVDARGLDALDRRYLACLVTNYDGGPVGVETLSAALSEQRDVLEDVIEPFLIQQGFIQRTPRGRMVSALGWSHLGLAPPAAHARAAERAQFDLLSAAQDSDDDD
- the tolB gene encoding Tol-Pal system beta propeller repeat protein TolB, whose translation is MKAFGSGRAAAAALALGAARVGAPLLVPAARAEVTVDINSGTVAPLPIAVSNLHGASLEGNELGRQISEVISNDLRSSGLFAPIDQGRFPQQPDALQLTPNFSAWQGINAQALVSGAATIQGDGQLGVEFRLWDVFGGDQLAGFAYTTEPDNWRRIAHIIADAIYKRLTGEEGYFDSRVVFISESGPASNRIKRLAIMDQDGANLRMLTDGSYLVLTPRFSPSTQDITYVAYINNQPRVYLFNIDSGAQEILGNFPGMTFAPRFTPNGQSVLLSIAQGGNSEIYQLSLAGRQLNRLTNHPAIDTAPSMSPDGSRIVFESDRSGSQQLYVMGAGGGDAQRISFGDGRYATPVWSPRGDLIAFTKILGGTFYIGVMRPDGSGERLLADGYLVESPTWAPNGRVLMYYTQGPTSSSGATSSAIYSVDVTGRNVQRINTGGDGSDPAWSPLLP
- the ruvA gene encoding Holliday junction branch migration protein RuvA, which encodes MIASLRGRVAGTGDDWAVIDVGGVGYLVHCPKRTLGELERATGEVSVHVETHVREDRIQLFGFVTEAERRWFRLLNSVQGVGAKVALGILGTLRVDEVVQAIALQDKAPLTRAPSVGPKLAQRILAELKDKAAGIALPQGLAAAAAPAADAGETTLGDAVSALVNLGFAQAQAMSAVARASRAAGAGADVATLIRHGLRELSA
- the tolQ gene encoding protein TolQ — its product is MDNDVAVTAVDVATLASDDLTLIGLFLKADIVVKLVMVLLVLASIWSWTVIIEKALRFTRLKRQADKFEDSFWSGGSLDDLYERVGGSPTDPMAAVFAAAMREWRRSASQLTGSVYHSLQDRIERVMAVTISRELDRVGRRTTFLATAGSAAPFVGLFGTVWGIMNTFTAIADMNNTTLTTVAPGIAEALFATAMGLFVAIPAVIGYNRLSEAMRRYAARLNNFSAEFAAIISRQLDAKG
- the ruvC gene encoding crossover junction endodeoxyribonuclease RuvC; its protein translation is MRLLGIDPGLQRTGWGVVDAVGTRLRHVANGVVTSTATLSLAERLAELYDGLAAVIEAHRPVAAAVEETFVNKNPTTTLKLGLARGAALLAPARAGLPVAEYPANLVKKTVVGAGHAEKRQVDAMVRVLLPGCAIAGPDAADALAVAICHAHHGTARDWSALAAGAPA
- a CDS encoding ExbD/TolR family protein; this translates as MAIKLNDGGGDPYAPMSEINVTPFVDVMLVLLIVFIVTAPLLAVGVDVDLPQAEAPALPSQDVPLVISVDRDANVYIGDEQVAPADLIDRLSGIVGEDENRRIFVRGDQTVTYGRIMEVMGLIIQSGFTHVSLVAELPQDR
- a CDS encoding ABC transporter ATP-binding protein, encoding MLHIEKLTFDIGRGAHATRILRGVSLAVAPGEVVGLVGESGAGKSMIGRIVRGEAPRRARVVAGRVRFFETDLLAIADRRRRALLGRDIALIPQDPMTALNPVLRIEAQMTDVMRLHTALGRAAARARARALLEAVHIAAPDRVLRQYPHELSGGMRQRVLIAIAFACTPKLIIADEPTTALDVTVQRQVLRLVRDMQRETGAGVLFITHDLGVVAKLCDRVVVLHAGRVVETGGIRDVIERPGHPYTRALLAATPRYDRPAEALVPVPAALNAQLWAEARAGDRSAADRSA
- the ybgC gene encoding tol-pal system-associated acyl-CoA thioesterase; translation: MTTEAGHRFRLRVYYEDTDAAGIVYYANYLRFAERARTEYLRAAGVQQSALKDGEGVLFAVRRCEIDYLRPARLDDELEVCSRITALGGASVTMRQEIMRSAEILAQLSVRVACVDLAGRPARMPARVRALFGAGRHGVPAG